TAACATTCTTTATTTGTAAATAGAGGAAAACATATACACTTCACATTACTTTCTTTACATACTCAAAAAGGCTCATTCAATTCCTGTGCCATTTTCTGCAAGCCTTGCCAGACGCTCATGGTATTGATCCACCACAGCCATCAGTCTGTCATGCATCGCCTGTGTAGAAAGCCATGGTAAACCAACAGTCAGCCTTGCATCCAAATCAACTGTATATACTCTCTCAccagttttatatttacatttaatattaGACCAAATTAAATAAAGTACTGCTTTAagtcaaattaataaatatatataacaaatattagATCACAGTATGTGGTATAGCATGCAAGTATTTTGTGCCAGACACAGAGAAAGTATTTCCTTTAAATACATACTTGGGCTTTTTCTGTCTCAAGGGTGCAGGTCTCGGTTAAAAGTTGTATTGTTGCCCTAATTTGCTGAGTTTCACAATCAATCTGTTTCATGTGCTTCAGGATATCCTCTCTTTTCTCCTGAACCTGGTTACACTCACTAATGCAGACAGAGATCAAACAGAATGCCTGGATCAGCACAACCTAGTGCACTACCCATGTTAGAGAAAGAATTCCTGTAATGTGTTCTTTAGGATTTCTGCCTAGACCACTATTTCACCCGCTTACCAACTAATCCAACAAACAATCGTTTCTGAAAATACACCACAAGGAAACTGTGGAGAAATAAATTCACGTTTTACAGTGTCCATGTTTGAAGCATTGTGCATGGAAGCCTATGCAACACATATGTTCAGTCTTGTCAAAAGTCATTTCAGCTGGAAATGTTGGTAAGCATGGCAAAGAATGAACTAAGCAGAAAATAAATCATGCAGAATACACAGCAGAATTTTGAAGTTAAAGACAACTTCATATACAATATTCAGACTTTTTTCCAAACCTGAAGACTGTTTGAACTTGTTGATCCTTCACTTCTTGCTTCTTCTGCCTTCTGATCTGCAGCTTGGtctttttgtccatcttcatgcCCACAGCTCGTTTGTACTGAGTCTCGTCGGTGCTCATATTCTTCAGATCCTTCCTCTGTCTCTCAATGCCATCAGTCAGATCATGGATCTATATGCGggaaaaaaagcactttttttttttttttttgtactctcAGCGGTCAGAACTTCATGTTTTTAAACACTGATCTTCACTCACCTCGGATTGCAAGACGTTCATTTTCTCCACTAAACCTTGTAAATCTTCCAAAAGTTTGTAAAAAGACTCAAATGTTCCATGACACAGGCTTGaagtttggtttttgttttgaagTTCCACCAATACCACATTTTTATTATcctgtttaaattaaaataatttaaaaaaacagtacgCAAGCTATGATATCACTCATCTCTGTATATTAATGGATTTTTGCAACATTTGgtattaagaaatactaaaagaaactaaaactgaatgacaaatgttttgaccagAAGTCTTAGTCAGTGtctttgaaaaagacttctagtcaaaatgtttgtcattgaattttagtttgaGTATTTCTGAATTCAATATTAGAGTGTTTATGGATGAtatttagtattaaaaaaaacacacacacaacccttaAATAATTGCAGTGGTAAATACAAAACGAAAGGTAAATCACTGAAAATATGCTGGACACGACCTCAAAGCAGAATACTTCTAAATCAGTTCTTACAATAGACTGCTTGATCTTCTTCACAGTCTCCTTCAGCTTTTCCTTCTCATTCCTGAGCTCTTCCGGGGATTCCACAATCAGAGATTCCAGTTTAATATGATCTTCCTTCAAAGTAGCCAAATCTACTTTTTTCTTGCTCTGTTAAGGAATGGAAAGAATAActaaaaagttacatttaaaaaaaaaaaatccagctagCAGTAGCACAAGGCATGCCTAAATTGTCTGCTTTCTACATAGAATGAACAGATATAATCAAAACAGATCAACTCAAAAGACGACATTACCGGTAGATTGACACACAACAGAGtctatttttttctcaatacacAGAGAATGCACGATGAATTACTAAACAATTCTTACCAACATTTGGGTCACCTCTGAATGTTCACATTTCCGCTGTGCAATCTGTTCATTGACAGCACTCTATTTCCAGAATAAAAGAATACATTGTTATTGTCACTAGAGCCATACTACTATAAGAATGCCTGcaatttcatttaaatacagcaatggAAAAcctaaatcaatacataaaacaATCACCCAGGTATTTGTCAGTCTGATCCAAATCTTCTACAGTCCTACATGTCTATTTTCGCAAGGACACCACATACACTTCACATTAggaacaatatacagtacatacagcagTTGCAGACAACTCTGTGTCACTGCGCTTAGTTGCCTCTCTCCCTGTTACAGGTCTGCTCATTTCTTTTGATGCACTTGCAGGTTGACAGATAGAATCTGCTTGGACACTCACCACCCTCTGAGATTCTTGACTCATTGCATTCTGAAGATCTAAAATTTCTGAAGACAACTTATTGAACTCTGCTTGCTGCTCTGGTGGAATGGTCCTAGAACACAGAGTATAACTACATGTATTCTCAACATAAGCAAAATGACAACTTCATTGACCTAAACAGTCCAAACCCAGGACCCATACGTCAGTGGTCACCAGATGTTGAGGAATGTCTAGATCACATTTCATTGTAATTGGAGGATCGATATGATAGAATGAAAAGGGGGAAAGCAGCATGCAGTTATGCTATTCAGTTTGAGCTTTCGGGGGGGTAAGTTAAAAgaactaaaatacaaaatgaattgtgatttgtttttatttagtcaCCAACCACCATCTGAAGTAGCAATTCAAGTAAGTAACAACATTAGCTGCCTGAATTTATCCATGGGAGGCTACTGGGAGGCTTCCCTACATAACTTTAATCATTCTCCAAACCTAATTTGAATAAAAATGAAATCTCTCGGAAACTGTACTGAGCAACATGAAAGTTAAGCGACCCTCTGCTCACTCTCAATCTAAAACCGAGCCCCAGGATATCCGGTATTACCAAATTCCATGCTAAAAGGAGTCGTGTtaaattcaaaaacattttttcatgCTTAATACAGAACTACAAAAAGGCAAGAGCATTACATATGTGAGTCTGACAATCTTCAATTCTGCTTCCTTTATTCCTTTCACAATATACTGCGACTCTTCCCCAGCAGATTTCTGAAATTGCCCAAATTAAGAGTCAGAATGTCACTGTGTTCTGGGACGCTGTTCTACAACACCTTTAAAAGCAGAATATATTGTGCTTTCAGCCGTGTGTCTGCCACAAATTACCAACACTTTGAACATAAAGAGAGCTAAAGTAacgtttctcaatgtcttcaaactCTTTTGATGAAGTATTTGGCTTGTTTTATGTGATTCTCTCTTAGAACCACCCCCAAGACTTTCTGTTTGCCCAAACCACTATACAATCAGTTAGCTGCACTTACATAACGCTGCAAGTGCTCCAAGTAAATTTCCCGGCAAAAGTTTCTAAATTTCAGGAAATTTATGATGCCACTCAAAATAAAGATGGTCCTCTTTGCTTCTACAGGGCAAAGTAGAACTTTTGTTAAAAGATACATTGAAATCAGCCAAaagacatttatataaaaacttaAGTAAACAAATTTCTAGATCAAAATATTGTTAATTTAGTGCAcctaaaaaaaaattggaaacaaAAACTGAATCACTGATTTTGCCACAGTCAATAGTGTTAAGACAATTCAGATTCAAAAAGGTCCTTAACACTAATTGCTTCTAACACAGTTATTTACACCGGTGTGGATAAAGAAGAACCAACCAAGTCAGTGACTGCTATCACACACTGACCAAAAACAACTTGCAATAAAGAGAcgcaggttttatatatataaaaaaaaaacacacatcagaaAACAGAGAGTAGCTTACTTGGATTGAGCAGGTCACTCATCTGAAAGTCATGAACCAAGCAAAGTGGCAGAAACTGACACCTTAAAATAGAAGAGTGTGCAGGGAGGGGTACATTTAAACATTCAAAGTACTTTGTAGTTGGGATTTAAAAGCCTTTTTGCAAATTCAATGTTTAAGATTGACATCTCAATTTACAATGAAAGCAAGTTTCAtatatgtatttatctatttattaaaATTAGATCACAAATGCAATCACTGATTTCAGGaactaggaaagacattaaaaaaaaaaaaacttattaacCAGTCATGGGGTGTAAAAACAAATTGTAACACTTACATGCAAAGGCAGATGTTGCAAATAGGTAGAAAGCCTTCCAAAAGCACTGGGTACTGTATGTGTTCATTTACCGGCACCTGCAAGTTTAAAATTGAGAATAAAGGATTCACATTACAAGGGGAAATAATATCAGGCATTGCCACAAGTTATTAGGTTCTGATGGTTGGCAAGCTCTCTTCATCTCTCCAAGGCTTTAGTTCCATGCTGTTTTAATACAGTACTGGAGTGTTCAGATAACTTAAACCAAGTCCTTTGAAGAATGTTAATGGACAGCAGCATTAAATAAACCATTGGTTTTGCTAActttgggtttattttaatttacactTTACCAACTAAGATTGTTTCAGATTCAACAAAACTGACCAGggcgcattattattattattattattattattattattattattattattattattacacaacgtgacaattgtctaaataaaataataataataataataataataataataataataataataataataatacaaaaataaaagtattttaaaaaataaatacaaaccatGTGGTTGCTATCTGGCCTGAAACCAAACACAATTTGCGGTATTCTCATGTACAGTCTCCGAATTAAATCtggctgtaataaaaaaaaaaaaaaaatgcacacttaAACACATCTGATGCAATTCTGATGTAATAAACAAGTTATTTTTTAAGTGAGAAAGGTGAGCAGTGAATTAACCCGATTGTAACTGAATTCTATTGATATATATGTCGTCTGTACCGTGGACACACATTCATCTCAAACAATAGTAAAATCACGCTTGCTAGTTTGAGGTATACCTTAGGGTTTGGAACAATATCACTTTTGAGAATGTTCCTTGCGTCTGGCCCATCCAATACGTCATTCTGCAGGAAAGCTAGAATTTCATCAACTTTAAACTCAGGAAAagtatttatttccatttcacTGTAGGGAGAGGGGGAGATGACATATTAATAAACCTTGTCGTTGGTTTCGTCTCCCCCGAATACATTATTAATGGTATGCTCCCTGGCAAAAACTATACATATAGACAAGAAACCACTCAGCCGCTTTTTAATAGAGACGCGTTGGTAACTTTTGTTTAATTGGTTCACTTTGGAACGAGTTTACATCAGAGCATCTCCTGCATACCTAGAATAAGTTTTTATAACAAGTTTGACAGTAATATCATTAGCAATAGATGTTCCTCCATAACATACAAGTACATTAATAATAATCTCAGCAAACCGCAAACCTAACCGGTACCTTTGTCTTCAGAATTCAGGTTCAATTGaccacagctgtaaaatagtttGAACGCTTTCCTGGACTCTGATTGGATGGCAAAGCGGTCATTAATTATTGGTCCCATTACTCTACTTAAGGTCTAATTTCTCACTTGAAAGGCATTGTGAATAACAAAAATCAACGGAAGAAAATAAATTCAAGTTTAATTCACTGTAATACTCAcattatatatttgaaaaataaactacACTGACTACAAACCCGCTGAGTGTATTTCCCCTTTAGCCAAACTGTAGCGTGTCTGCCTTTAGTTTCAATGGGAAACAGCAGATGGGACAGATTATGAATGggggcatgtaaaaaaaaaaaaaaaaaagaaaaaaaaaatacataaaaccaCCGCACAGTGCTAGTGCTTACATCTTGATTGCAGTTTGATTTAATGTTAGGTCTTAAAATACAGAATATTGTTTCTAAATGTTTAATTGCATTTTGTTCCCACTGCAGTTAATCATTGCTAAAGCAAACGTTATCAACTGACTCGTCTGCATTTTTCTGCTAGGAGAACGGAGGTCACAaagtttgtaaatgtatttttaatttttttctcaatgccAGGAGAAAAACAAGTACTGCACAGTACTTTTGTAACTAAAGTTTCTGcagtataatatttatttttagaaaattgacttttaGTAGCCTTGGCAGGGGGTCCCATTAGCTTTCAATAATAACCAGGAAATAAAACCTATCAGCGTAAGTGCTTTTTCACCTGGACAGATATCCTTGAACCACCTACTCATCAAGTTTTAAACCACAAAAAATGGAAACGCCCATTTTCTAAGCACAATAAGACCCTCCAGGGTCGGCAGTCCGGTATtggtagtgttttgtttttcagcatgCAAACCTACATTTATATAGACACCATTAACTGACCATGGCAAATCTTCACAAAGTGAAAATATTAGAACGTTTATTTGCATTATGCAACTTTATTGAAAGTACTCTATATTTAGTTTACCCGTTCAAAAATACAGCGCCCAATGCTTTATACTTTGTTCTTTGAGGAAGATCCTTGTTTAACACTTTAACTTTACGGTCATTAGGGGTTATAAATGAAACCATACGTGTATATACTTAAATTACAAGACTCTACACAAAAGATTTATTCTGATGATTAACAGCTGACAAATCCAATCAAGAAGACcataacttttattaaaatacaagcaGAAAGatgaacaatttaaaataatattaaaaactggTGAAAGTATTGAAGAGACCATCACATCTTCCTTTCTATGCTCTTCTCTGCATGCCTTGCCAGACGCTCGTGGTATTGCTCCAGGACACCCATCAGACTGTCATAGAGCGCCTGTGGAGGGAAGTTACTGTGTTATACCAACACGGTTTCAATTGTAATGGAGGGGCGGGCAGAGGATGGCATCTCATCCTGCAATGGTGGCTTTGCTTTGTTTCTGATTCAAGTACCTAAAGAATCATCTTGATTTTGTAATGCTTTATACtagaaataaaatgataaaaaatacatATGGCTAGGGCTAAAAATACGTTTTACTCTCCTATGTATCTGTGTACAACACTTCCGAGTAAACAGATTAATGAACAggttttcaaacattttatttgcatAGGTTTACTTACTGGTTCATTAAATGAATGCAGACCAACAAAGATTATACTTTGATCAAATGAGGAATAATGTGAAATCACAAGacagttattttaaaaagctaCAAATCATCTTAATTATACAGTATACCTATAGCAACAccttttgaaaaagtaaaaaaacataatgcaagtctttcatttaaataaataaataaataaataccaaccTGAGCTTTTGCAGTCTCATTTGAGCAGCATTCTGTTAGAAACTGCAGCTTTGCCTTGACCTGCTGATTTTCATCAATGACCTGTTTGATTTGCTTCAGGACATCCTCCCTTTTATCCTGAACCTGGTTACACTCACTACAGAAAAGAGACACAACAAAGTATGGCTCAATTGACTACCAACATTCACCATTGGTTTTAATCAAGTCTGATttggttttaaatgtttcaaaaatGTTCTgcacaattataaaaaataaaaaagtgtatggAAACACAGCAACAACTTAATTAGTTTCACCTGCTGTGCTGTTATGGCATAGCCACTACAGTCCCGACACTGCATTTATATGTATATCTCTTGCGTGCAAAGTTGCAGTTTGtcacttaataaaaacaaatattttacccAAACATTATTTGAACTTGTTGATCCTTCACTTCTTGCTTCTTCTGCCTTCTGATCTGCAGCTTGGtctttttgtccatcttcatgcCCACGGCTCGTTTGTACTGAGTCTCGTCGGTGCTCATATTCTTCAGATCCTTCCTCTGTCTCTCAACTACATCACTTATATTCCGAATCTATTTAgaaagttttaaataaaatgaatatcaaTTATAATGAAACTAAACAGAAGAAATACATTAACTGCATcttcattaataaaaaaataaataaaaaaataaataaaacacccacCTCAGCTATTAAGCTGTTCATTTTCTCCATTCCACCTTGTAAATCCAGCTGTAGTTTGTAGAAAGACTGGAATTCTTCTTGGCACTTAATTGAACCCTGGATTTTATTTTGAAGTTCCACTAAATTCACATTGGTCTTTTCCTAAATAAGAAAAAAACCACATTAGAAATACTGCATTATAGCAGCTCAAGTATATTACAGTTCTGTGGCCAGTTGCATAAAATTTCCCTAGTTTTCCCCTTAAGTGTTACTTCAGTTTAAGGGCGCTGCAGAAAGCAGCTTAACACATTTAGATCAACGCTCTAGTTGAGGGAAAATGCATCCTTATGTTATAAACTGAATACTTTGGCCTGTGTTTCTCATCCTTGCTTTGTGATCGTTTTAGAAAGCAGTGCATCACACTGAACAGATGCTTGACATTCAAGACCATTCGCTAGAATTGTGACACTGCGCCTTATCAAAGAGGGAATAGTTCTTACAATAGTCTGCTTGATCTTCTTCACAGTCTCCTTCATCTTTTCCTTTTCATTCCTGAGCTCCTCTGGGGATTCCACAATCAGAGATTTTAGTCTAGCCTGATCTTCCTTCAAAGTAGCCCAATCCACTTTTTTATTGTTCTGttataaaataagtaataaaacGAGAAGATTGTAAATGTCACAAAAACACTTCATACAGTAAAAGTATATAAAACAGTAAAGTTACAATACTTACCAGCTTTAAGGTTTTCTCTGCATGTTCACTTTTCAGCTGTGCAATCTCTTCATTGATTGAGTTCTATTAGGGGGACAAAAAGAGAACAAATGTTTCTTTTACTTGAAGAATGCATAAATTTAGTAACGTTAAAGTTGACAAAGCGTTCAGAACAATGCTCATCTTTCTCTGTAATTATACTAGTGTCCAATTCCATGTACAATCATATAAAATGACACTAGCAATTTAAGATAAAAGGTGAGAAAACTACTTTCCAGGTGTAAAATACATAACCCTCTTTTGGAAGCACTGGTGGTTTATTAACTGGAAAAAAGTTACTTTGACACTCACGACTGCCTGAGATTCTTGGCTCATTGCATGATGTAGGTCtgtaactgctgctgacaactCTTTGAACTCTGCTTGCTGTTGTGGTGGAATGGTTCTAAAACAGTATCAGGGAAAAAAAAGCTATATAGTTAGGattgtatttgcatttttattacaattactTATTCCATGACTCAGAAGATTGAGCTTTTATAAAATCTAAAAGATTACAGTACCTCCTAATTCTGTAACACTTCCCCGATCTCCACCAATTTAGACAGAATCACTTACGTGAGTTTAGTAATCTTCAGTTCAGCCTCGTTTATTCCTTTTGCTATGCTCTGCGACTTCTCTACAGCAGATTTCTAaacgaaaaaaaagaaatataaccaCAGTATAACTTAAAATGAACATGTCAAAGAATGAAAGCTTTTCATGAAATGTCTagcttattattttgtattaattaggCCTACATCATTAATAAGAGCAACTGTGTTTAACTGGTCAAATTCCAAGCATTAGATTTCCACAAACGTAACAGTAGCCAGGTGCCTGCTTCTGTTTTCAAGTGCTGTGTATGAGCACCAAAATAATACTTGACCACCCAAACACTCTGCATTTAAATATATCCCTAGCCATGTTGGGAGCCCATGTTACACTTACATAACCCTGTAGATGGTCCAAGTATATTTCACGACGTAAGTTTCTGAAGTGAAGGAAATTCATGATGCCACACAAAATAAAGATGGTCCTTTTTGCTTCTGTAGGATAAAAGGATTGATTTAAacaaaagtgtaaaataaattgcTTTTCAAATTGCCATTTAAATttgtaacataaaataaataaaccatcaaGAACAATCCTTTTACTACCCTGACTGGTTTCAGATTACAATCATGTTAAATTTAATTTAGTTGTCATGTCAACCAAAGTAATTTTCCTTTTGACTAAAGCCAAATTTGAACCGAAGAGGCCAGAAGTCAAATACACTATCCTAATGCACCACCTCACCTCTGCAAGGATCgccaataaaataaaaggtcaaacagaAGCAGAACACACGTTAGCGTTTAACTTACTTGGATTGAGAAGATCATTCATTTGAAAGTCATACACATGGCACATTGGCAGGAACTGACACCTAAAAATAAGAGAGTGCATTAGCCTTAAGGTACAAAGAGGGACGTGGAGCCCCACAGACTCCAAAAGGATACATTTATTTAATCCAATTCCACACATGCCTTTGTTTCCTTGTATTGGCTATCAATACTTTTGAACATTCAACCctatacagtgttaaaaaaataataatacttttaagcTGTCTATGAAGCAAAGTGTAATATTATAATACTTACATGCGAAGGTAGATGCTGGCGATGGGTAAAATGCCTTCGTAAATTAAGGGGTGCTGGATATTCTCATTTACTGgcatctgtttgttttaaattgagaAAAATAGGTTACTGGATGATCCACACAACAAGAAGAGATACCAGGGTAGGATAGTCCATTGGAAAGAGTCCCATGTACAGGATTGACAACTTTTATATTTAGATCTACTGACTctgctttttattaaaataataattagcggtagtttaaaagttacattttacaaaatacaaatcgaACAATTGAATTACATACTTATGGCACCTCCCCTGTTAATAATCTGCATCCAAATATCCGTATAGAAAATACTAACCATGTAGTGGCAATCTGGCCTGAATCCAAACACAAGCTGTAGAATTCTCATGTACAGTCTCTGTATAGAATCaggctgtaaaataaaaatgaaagtgaaaaaCAAGCCAACAtagctgtgcaaaaaaaaacttaaccGTGGTCATGCATACCGCACCATCATTCACCAAGTTTGAACTGTGTCATAgtattaacttttgtgtcaccaGTTGAGATGCTAGAAGTTCAACTTACAAAAAAACCTCCTCAGCACCTGTATGAAGCCCTTGTTCAAGGACCCCATCCTAGAAAGTACAAATGTTAGTATCCAACTCCTGCAGTATTACACTTCCAGATATACACCGCAAACTTTCTACAGCTCAGCTGTGGCCAAAGATTTTGCATCAACCTATAGAACTCACAAATGCTGCTTCATAAAGTTCAATGAAACCTATTGAAAGAAATCTGCTGAATGGTGTGTTACcggtatgttaacatattgaacaaCTGAAATTGAGAgaaagtgacatttcaaaatctaacacgaaatactgtactactattatggcttgtggtagacttgtttttttaaaatggtctcactcccaaaattctaggtgatgcaaaactcttggccaTAGCTATATAACGCAGACAAAATTAATTCAGCCAGAAAGAAAACAACCGTGCAGTACTGTATACCTTTGGGGTTGGGACAATGTCACTTTTGGTAAAGTTCCTTGCCTCTGGCCCAGCTAAGACATCACTCCGAAGAAAGGCCAAAATTTCTTCCACTTTATAAACAGGAAAGGTAAGATTTTCCTCCATTGTTC
This genomic stretch from Acipenser ruthenus chromosome 16, fAciRut3.2 maternal haplotype, whole genome shotgun sequence harbors:
- the LOC117411979 gene encoding kinetochore protein Nuf2-like translates to MEENLTFPVYKVEEILAFLRSDVLAGPEARNFTKSDIVPTPKPDSIQRLYMRILQLVFGFRPDCHYMMPVNENIQHPLIYEGILPIASIYLRMCQFLPMCHVYDFQMNDLLNPKAKRTIFILCGIMNFLHFRNLRREIYLDHLQGYKSAVEKSQSIAKGINEAELKITKLTTIPPQQQAEFKELSAAVTDLHHAMSQESQAVNSINEEIAQLKSEHAEKTLKLNNKKVDWATLKEDQARLKSLIVESPEELRNEKEKMKETVKKIKQTIEKTNVNLVELQNKIQGSIKCQEEFQSFYKLQLDLQGGMEKMNSLIAEIRNISDVVERQRKDLKNMSTDETQYKRAVGMKMDKKTKLQIRRQKKQEVKDQQVQIMFGECNQVQDKREDVLKQIKQVIDENQQVKAKLQFLTECCSNETAKAQALYDSLMGVLEQYHERLARHAEKSIERKMCEMEINTFPEFKVDEILAFLQNDVLDGPDARNILKSDIVPNPKPDLIRRLYMRIPQIVFGFRPDSNHMVPVNEHIQYPVLLEGFLPICNICLCMTIPPEQQAEFNKLSSEILDLQNAMSQESQRVSAVNEQIAQRKCEHSEVTQMLSKKKVDLATLKEDHIKLESLIVESPEELRNEKEKLKETVKKIKQSIDNKNVVLVELQNKNQTSSLCHGTFESFYKLLEDLQGLVEKMNVLQSEIHDLTDGIERQRKDLKNMSTDETQYKRAVGMKMDKKTKLQIRRQKKQEVKDQQVQTVFSECNQVQEKREDILKHMKQIDCETQQIRATIQLLTETCTLETEKAQAMHDRLMAVVDQYHERLARLAENGTGIE